One region of Mugil cephalus isolate CIBA_MC_2020 chromosome 17, CIBA_Mcephalus_1.1, whole genome shotgun sequence genomic DNA includes:
- the mavs gene encoding mitochondrial antiviral-signaling protein — translation MSFVRDKLYNGYVRRNMATIAKNVDVSEIMMHLPCLTIHDRENIEARTNNHGKSEGMVRLLECLRKRENWPEQLIEALEACEHPTIADEIRENYNSLRGISKSDRSPPPVSVSSVHPTPASRESIPVTVAAEPATKSPPNQILKPAPPTEPLPEPPQPAQVEAPPRPSTPPPSPETQYSEATAAPLPYLEVNSHLEPEESSESDIQDDTGATTDRPQLSPEHCEPGARAWSEDRPPQSPSLLNSNRTGESSFLTPEKPPVQDTAPPVCRIPTPILQPEETSEPPATQTVERRPETETGATVFPAPGDHDDDDDDDEDDVCLSKPGHLVSIQPQSEATAATFTASTLPQAPYSGDSGRLEMSEGVSASSAAKSVSALQPCQENGCRAPEYNEPEENHYESPRESLDSQEVLVNVGRVTEEPSILNQDGQSSAPPQPSPNKAAVSSLNPSCSETCPPSGTKGSSSALSANGKYILTALGVGACAMLVVWSSVLWIKMASGIFVDSKDQVSSSHILGTFTPVMSLAGDKLCNGYLRRKMPTIVSKVKVRDLIIHLSCLTADDRESIEAKREVCGNYDGMVLLLDCLKKTENWPEQFIKALEACGQTTIAAEVRAEYNAVKGTDDSDPSSPPTTVVRAHVHPAPSASPVSLPESGGNTQAIPALEITAQPQPPQSTEVPESVSSSELPHSTLMEVPPLPSTPPPSPDTPHIEVTLAPLSQKEINSRLAPEGNLESGQQPDPKEDRPPESPASPAQIKSDVTDGPSVIAPSTKKPSVQDAAPLVGSVLQPDNTSEPPAAPVVESRPQTGAEPGPVSVEPQSRTSPTVPAPSSPVDSSSGHSDTSRAAPASSAGKTVTAVSCQENGFAPNHNKPEGNHYEPREKLETQEPSVPKLDVRTSTPPAQTVNGEVAKEAASAPPPRGGAAAATSLNAPNTEPETKTLLQDSEETTLLQSPLNLLANRKYIMTAVGVGACAMLMAWKMKN, via the exons ATGTCGTTCGTCAGAGACAAACTCTACAATGGATACGTGCGACGGAATATGGCGACCATTGCTAAAAACGTGGATGTTTCAGAAATAATGATGCATCTGCCCTGCCTCACTATCCACGACCGG GAAAATATAGAGGCAAGAACAAATAACCATGGGAAATCAGAGGGCATGGTGCGTCTTCTGGAATGTCtaaggaaaagagaaaactgGCCGGAGCAGCTGATCGAAGCTCTCGAAGCTTGTGAGCATCCGACGATCGCAGATGAAATCAGAGAAAACTACAACTCTCTGAGAGGCATCAGCA AATCAGACCGAAGCCCTCCTCCAGTTTCAGTCTCCAGCGTCCATCCAACACCTGCCAGTCGTGAATCCATTCCCGTGACCGTGGCTGCAGAGCCAGCTACCAAGAGCCCCCCAAACCAAATCCTCAAACCTGCTCCTCCAACCGAGCCCCTCCCTGAACCTCCACAACCAGCTCAGGTAGAAGCTCCACCTCGTCCAtcaacacctcctccctcccccgaGACCCAATACTCCGAGGCGACCGCAGCCCCTCTGCCGTACCTAGAGGTTAACTCTCACCTGGAGCCGGAGGAAAGCTCTGAGTCGGACATCCAGGATGATACGGGTGCGACCACCGATCGACCACAGCTCAGTCCTGAACACTGTGAACCAGGCGCTCGGGCCTGGTCAGAAGACAGGCCACCGCAAAGTCCTTCTTTGCTGAACTCGAACAGGACCGGTGAATCCTCGTTCCTCACCCCAGAGAAGCCTCCGGTCCAGGACACAGCGCCTCCTGTCTGCAGAATTCCTACTCCCATCCTGCAGCCTGAAGAGACGTCTGAACCTCCTGCTACACAG ACTGTTGAAAGACGCCCAGAGACAGAAACCGGAGCGACAGTCTTCCCAGCGCCTGGTGAtcatgatgacgatgatgacgatgatgaagatgatgtgTGTCTGAGCAAACCTGGGCATCTCGTCAGTATACAACCACAGAGTGAAGCCACTGCCGCCACCTTCACTGCATCCACTTTACCTCAGGCGCCGTACTCGGGTGACAGCGGGCGTCTGGAAATGAGCGAAGGCGTCTCTGCATCGTCGGCGGCGAAGTCGGTCTCAGCTCTGCAGCCGTGCCAGGAGAACGGCTGCAGAGCTCCCGAGTACAACGAACCCGAGGAGAACCACTACGAGTCCCCGCGCGAGAGCCTCGACTCCCAGGAGGTGCTGGTGAACGTCGGGCGAGTAACCGAAGAGCCGTCCATCCTCAACCAGGACGGGCAAAGCTCCGCACCTCCGCAACCTTCACCCAATAAAGCTGCTGTATCCAGTTTGAACCCCTCCTGCAGTGAGACCTGCCCCCCCTCTGGGACTAAAGGTTCCTCATCGGCCCTGTCGGCCAACGGGAAATACATCCTGACTGCTTTAGGAGTGGGTGCCTGTGCTATGTTGGTGGTGTGGAG ttCAGTTCTTTGGATAAAAATGGCATCTGGCATCTTTGTTGACAGTAAAGATCAGGTTTCATCATCGCACATCTTAGGTACTTTCACACCTGTG ATGTCGCTGGCCGGTGACAAACTGTGCAACGGATACTTACGGCGGAAGATGCCGACTATCGTCAGCAAGGTGAAAGTGAGAGACCTGATTATTCACCTGAGCTGCCTGACTGCTGACGACAGG GAAAGTATCGAAGCGAAAAGAGAGGTGTGTGGGAACTATGACGGCATGGTGCTTCTCCTGGACTgtctgaagaaaacagaaaactggcCGGAGCAGTTCATCAAGGCTCTGGAAGCCTGTGGACAGACGACAATCGCAGCGGAAGTCAGAGCGGAATACAACGCCGTGAAAGGCACCGACG ATTCAGACCCCAGCTCCCCTCCAACCACCGTCGTCAGGGCACATGTCCACCCTGCTCCGTCTGCCAGCCCCGTGTCCCTTCCAGAGAGCGGCGGTAACACTCAGGCGATACCTGCTCTGGAAATCACCGCACAGCCACAACCCCCCCAGAGCACAGAGGTCCCCGAATCTGTTTCCTCATCCGAGCTTCCACATTCGACTCTGATGGAAGTGCCCCCTCTGCCATCAACGCCTCCCCCGTCCCCCGACACCCCGCACATCGAGGTGACCCTAGCGCCGCTGTCACAGAAAGAGATTAATTCTCGCTTGGCGCCAGAGGGAAACTTGGAATCAGGGCAACAACCAGATCCCAAAGAGGACAGACCACCAGAGAGTCCAGCATCTCCAGCTCAGATCAAGTCAGACGTAACAGACGGACCTTCAGTCATCGCGCCCTCCACTAAGAAGCCTTCAGTCCAGGACGCCGCCCCTCTCGTTGGgtctgtcctgcagcctgacaACACTTCTGAACCTCCTGCTGCACCG GTTGTTGAGAGCCGACCACAGACAGGAGCCGAGCCGGGTCCTGTCAGTGTAGAACCACAGAGTCGTACCAGTCCTACCGTCCCTGCACCCAGCTCCCCGGTGGATTCATCCTCGGGACACAGCGACACAAGCCGAGCTGCTCCCGCGAGCTCTGCTGGGAAGACAGTCACTGCAGTGTCATGCCAGGAGAACGGCTTTGCCCCCAACCACAACAAACCAGAGGGAAACCATTACGAGCCACGCGAGAAGCTGGAAACCCAGGAGCCATCTGTCCCTAAACTGGACGTCCGAACCTCGACACCACCAGCTCAAACAGTGAACGGCGAAGTAGCCAAAGAAGCCGCCTCTGCACCACCTCCACGTGGCGGCGCCGCCGCTGCAACGAGTTTAAACGCTCCAAACACTGAGCCCGAGACGAAGACACTGCTGCAGGATTCAGAGGAGACGACGCTGCTTCAGAGCCCTCTCAACCTGTTGGCTAACAGGAAGTACATCATGACGGCGGTAGGAGTGGGCGCCTGTGCCATGCTGATGGCGTGGAAGATGAAGAACTGA
- the pank2 gene encoding pantothenate kinase 2, mitochondrial isoform X1, translated as MAFNGHQCEDGSVDEDETPSKQPRSDKEMPGYFRNEPNNEAAAPAGRAAADRRSSNATSRHRKDSVKKTRPPFPWFGMDIGGTLVKLVYFEPKDITAEEEQEEVENLKSIRRYLTSNTAYGKTGIRDVHLELQDLTLCGRTGNLHFIRFPTHDLPAFLQMGRNKHFSSLHTTLCATGGGAYKFESDFRTMADLQLHKLDELDCLIRGVLYIDSVVSSGPSECYYFENPTDPDRCIQKPYTLENPYPLLLVNIGSGVSILAVYSENNYKRVTGTSLGGGTFLGLCCLLTGCSTFEEALEMASEGESTRVDKLVRDIYGGNYERFGLPGWAVASSFGNMMSKEKRESVSKEDLARATLVTITNNIGSITRMCALNENIERVVFVGNFLRVNTLSMKLLAYAMDYWSKGQLKALFLRHEGYFGAVGALLELLHPS; from the exons ATGGCGTTCAATGGCCACCAGTGCGAGGATGGCAGTGTCGACGAAGACGAAACACCCTCGAAGCAGCCGCGGTCCGACAAGGAGATGCCCGGTTATTTCCGAAACGAGCCCAACAATGAGGCAGCCGCGCCCGCAGGAAGAGCCGCAGCGGACCGGCGGAGCTCCAACGCGACCTCGAGGCATCGGAAGGACTCCGTGAAGAAAACAAGGCCGC CATTTCCCTGGTTTGGGATGGATATTGGAGGCACGCTGGTGAAGCTCGTGTACTTCGAGCCCAAAGACATCACTgcagaagaggagcaggaggaggtggagaatcTGAAGAGCATCCGGCGATACCTAACCTCCAACACCGCCTATGGCAAAACGGGCATCAGGGACGTGCACCTGGAGCTGCAGGACCTGACGCTGTGTGGCAGGACGGGCAACCTGCACTTCATCCGCTTCCCCACGCACGACCTCCCGGCCTTCCTGCAGATGGGCCGCAACAAGCACTTCTCCAGCCTCCACACCACCCTCTGCGCCACCGGTGGGGGGGCGTACAAGTTCGAGTCTGATTTCCGCACG atggcagaCCTGCAGCTTCATAAGCTGGATGAGCTGGACTGTTTGATCCGGGGGGTGCTCTACATCGACTCGGTGGTATCCAGCGGCCCCTCCGAGTGCTACTACTTTGAAAACCCCACAGACCCGGACCGCTGCATCCAGAAGCCCTACACGCTGGAGAATCCGTATCCTCTGCTGTTGGTCAACATAGGGTCCGGGGTCAGTATCCTGGCCGTCTACTCTGAGAACAACTACAAGCGAGTCACTGGGACCAG CCTCGGCGGTGGGACCTTCCTGGGCCTGTGTTGTCTGCTGACTGGCTGCTCCACTTTCGAGGAAGCCCTAGAAATGGCTTCTGAAGGGGAGAGCACCCGCGTGGACAAGCTGGTTCGGGACATCTACGGAGGAAACTATGAGAGGTTTGGACTGCCTGGCTGGGCTGTGGCCTCAAG ttttGGCAACATGATGTCCAAAGAAAAGAGGGAGTCGGTGTCCAAAGAGGACCTGGCCAGGGCGACACTGGTCACCATCACTAATAACATCGGCTCCATCACCAGAATGTGTGCTCTCAATGAG AATATCGAGAGAGTTGTGTTTGTCGGAAACTTCCTAAGAGTGAACACTCTTTCCATGAAGCTGTTGGCTTATGCCATGGACTACTGGTCCAAAGGTCAGCTCAAGGCCCTCTTCCTTCGCCACGAG ggTTACTTCGGTGCGGTCGGAGCCCTGTTAGAACTCCTGCATCCGTCCTAA
- the pank2 gene encoding pantothenate kinase 2, mitochondrial isoform X2 — MAFNGHQCEDGSVDEDETPSKQPRSDKEMPGYFRNEPNNEAAAPAGRAAADRRSSNATSRHRKDSVKKTRPPFPWFGMDIGGTLVKLVYFEPKDITAEEEQEEVENLKSIRRYLTSNTAYGKTGIRDVHLELQDLTLCGRTGNLHFIRFPTHDLPAFLQMGRNKHFSSLHTTLCATGGGAYKFESDFRTMADLQLHKLDELDCLIRGVLYIDSVVSSGPSECYYFENPTDPDRCIQKPYTLENPYPLLLVNIGSGVSILAVYSENNYKRVTGTSLGGGTFLGLCCLLTGCSTFEEALEMASEGESTRVDKLVRDIYGGNYESFGNMMSKEKRESVSKEDLARATLVTITNNIGSITRMCALNENIERVVFVGNFLRVNTLSMKLLAYAMDYWSKGQLKALFLRHEGYFGAVGALLELLHPS; from the exons ATGGCGTTCAATGGCCACCAGTGCGAGGATGGCAGTGTCGACGAAGACGAAACACCCTCGAAGCAGCCGCGGTCCGACAAGGAGATGCCCGGTTATTTCCGAAACGAGCCCAACAATGAGGCAGCCGCGCCCGCAGGAAGAGCCGCAGCGGACCGGCGGAGCTCCAACGCGACCTCGAGGCATCGGAAGGACTCCGTGAAGAAAACAAGGCCGC CATTTCCCTGGTTTGGGATGGATATTGGAGGCACGCTGGTGAAGCTCGTGTACTTCGAGCCCAAAGACATCACTgcagaagaggagcaggaggaggtggagaatcTGAAGAGCATCCGGCGATACCTAACCTCCAACACCGCCTATGGCAAAACGGGCATCAGGGACGTGCACCTGGAGCTGCAGGACCTGACGCTGTGTGGCAGGACGGGCAACCTGCACTTCATCCGCTTCCCCACGCACGACCTCCCGGCCTTCCTGCAGATGGGCCGCAACAAGCACTTCTCCAGCCTCCACACCACCCTCTGCGCCACCGGTGGGGGGGCGTACAAGTTCGAGTCTGATTTCCGCACG atggcagaCCTGCAGCTTCATAAGCTGGATGAGCTGGACTGTTTGATCCGGGGGGTGCTCTACATCGACTCGGTGGTATCCAGCGGCCCCTCCGAGTGCTACTACTTTGAAAACCCCACAGACCCGGACCGCTGCATCCAGAAGCCCTACACGCTGGAGAATCCGTATCCTCTGCTGTTGGTCAACATAGGGTCCGGGGTCAGTATCCTGGCCGTCTACTCTGAGAACAACTACAAGCGAGTCACTGGGACCAG CCTCGGCGGTGGGACCTTCCTGGGCCTGTGTTGTCTGCTGACTGGCTGCTCCACTTTCGAGGAAGCCCTAGAAATGGCTTCTGAAGGGGAGAGCACCCGCGTGGACAAGCTGGTTCGGGACATCTACGGAGGAAACTATGAGAG ttttGGCAACATGATGTCCAAAGAAAAGAGGGAGTCGGTGTCCAAAGAGGACCTGGCCAGGGCGACACTGGTCACCATCACTAATAACATCGGCTCCATCACCAGAATGTGTGCTCTCAATGAG AATATCGAGAGAGTTGTGTTTGTCGGAAACTTCCTAAGAGTGAACACTCTTTCCATGAAGCTGTTGGCTTATGCCATGGACTACTGGTCCAAAGGTCAGCTCAAGGCCCTCTTCCTTCGCCACGAG ggTTACTTCGGTGCGGTCGGAGCCCTGTTAGAACTCCTGCATCCGTCCTAA